The DNA window GTTATACAGAAGTTTTTACGTTTATTAGCGGTCTGTCATACCGCTATAGCTGAAGAAGATGAACAGACTGGGAAGATTTCATATGAAGCTGAATCACCAGATGAAGCTTCATTTGTGATTGCAGCAAGAGAACTTGGTTTTGAATTCTGCGGCAGGACTCAAACAACTATTTCAGTGAGGGAGTTGGTTCTGGAGACGAGAAGGCGAGTAGAAAGGTCAGTATCTTACATATATCATCTTTCTATTGGTTTATGACAGATATATTTGTGAAAGTATCTAATCAATGTTATGTTTTCATGCAGGTCATACAAACTTTTGAATGTTTTAGAGTTTAACAGTGCAAGGAAACGAATGTCTGCGATAGTAAGAGATGAAGAGGgaaatattttattactttgtAAAGGTGCTGACAGCGTTATGTTTGAAAGGCTTGCTCTGAATGGTAAGGAGTATGAAGATAAGACTAGGGAGCATGTGAATGAGTATGCAGATGCAGGCTTAAGGACTCTGTTACTTGCCTACCGAGAACTTAAGGAAGAAGAATACGTAGATTTTAATCAGAAATTTACGGAGGCGAAGAATTCAGTAAGTGCAGATCGCGATACATTGATTGATGACTTGGCAGAGAATATGGAGAGGAATCTAATTCTTCTTGGTGCAACTGCTGTCGAAGACAAACTCCAAAAGGGGGTGAGTTGGGAGAAATAATAGACCATAATAATTTAAGTAAGGAAgcatttttaaagattttgaaatgttttttcgTCTTTTCCACTATCAGGTTCCTGAATGCATTGACAAACTTGCTCAAGCTGGAATTAAAATATGGGTTCTGACAGGAGATAAAATGGAGACTGCCATCAACATTGGGTAAGAACTTGTTTTTCTATGAGAGTTTTAAGATGATGCCTAGAGTACTTGTTATTCCACGGAGACTGATACAAGTATATGTATTTGCAGTTTCGCTTGTAGTTTGCTTAGACAAGGAATGAAACAAATTTTGATCACTTTGGAGACTCCGGATATTCAAGCATTGGAAAAAGCAGGGGACAAAAACGCGATTGCCAaggtaaatattatttaagatcATAAATAGGTTCATTCCAGTTTTGTGAGTTTCTTGGGAGGGTGCAATTTTCAGTTACTCAACACAATATACATGCTATTAATAGTCTAGAAATTAGTTCTGTCGATTGGTAGTTTCGGTCATTTTCATGCACTTTACATATTAAGAGTCCACTTGACAAATGGCTAGTTGCTCGAAATAATATTGTGAAAACTACGCGAAAGATCTAAGTCATCAAAGTGTGTCCAGTTCAACCCAGTTAAAATGTTTCAATTGCCTGCCTAGTATTGCATAAAAATGCCATTCCAGGCATAATAAAACCGAATGAGATTAGTAATGCATTACATTCAGAAGCATCGTTGTTTTCACATAtagattaaattgcaaaatttatCTGTAGTAAGTAAGTAACAATGGATTTGTTGATTCTTTTTTTAAGGCATCGAAAGACAGTATTTTACGCCAAATAAATGACGGGAAGGCTCTGATACAAGGATCGACAGGCTCTGATGCTCATGCAttgattattgatggaaaatcaCTTACTTATGCTTTGGATGATGACATTAAGAATGTGTTTCTAGAGCTTGCTGTTGGTTGTGCGTCTGTAATTTGCTGCCGATCATCACCAAAACAGAAAGCACTGGTGAGTTATCATTTTATTACATTTGTTCTTGTTTTCCGTTATTTTGTTTTACGTCTATGTTACTGTACTTTGGTTGaaacattgctaaaaatggttAACTTAATTAAAACTGACAGGTCACTAAGCTAGTGAAAGAAGGAACTGGAAAAACAACATTGGCAATTGGTGATGGTGCCAATGATGTGGGTATGCTTCAAGAAGCAGATATCGGAATAGGAATTAGTGGTGTTGAAGGAATGCAGGTGTGTTTTTCGGAATGGTTTATTATAATCAATTTGAATCttgtatatacatataaatttttcttGATGTAGTTCTTATTGCTTGTGAATCTGATCTTATTCTGGTTTCCATCTTAGGCTGTCATGTCAAGTGACGTTTCCATAGCTCAGTTTCGTTATTTAGAGCGTTTGCTTCTCTTGCACGGACATTGGTGTTATCGGAGAATCTCGTCAATGATCTGCTACTTCTTCTACAAAAATATCACATTTGGCTTCACTCTTTTCTTATACGAGGCATTTGCATCATTCTCCGGGCAACCTTTATATAATGATTGGTTTATGTCCTTGTATAGTATCTTCTTCAGTTCGTTTCCCGTTGTTGCTTTGGGAATTCTCGACCAGGATGTATCCCAAGAATCTATCTTCAAggtatatataatgcatattgATCGAGCAAACTCGTTTGTTCGCCATTATGTTCTGTAGAGGTTCGCAGTCATATATTTGCAATGATTTTTTAActctgaatttttttgttgcagTTTCCTCTATTGTACCAACAAGGTGTCCAAAACGTACTCTTCAGCTGGCGTCGAATAATTAGCTGGATGTTTAACGGTATCTACAGCGCCATAATGATTTTCTTTTTATGCACAAAAGCATTAGAGCATCAAGCTTTCGACGAAGATGGCAGAACGGTTGGGAGGGACATCTTAGGTGCAACAATGTACACATGTGTCGTATGGGCTGTTAACGTTCAAATGGCTCTTTTCATAAACTATTTCACTCGTGTACAACACGCCTTAGTTTGGGGTTCTATCGCTTTATGGTATATTTTCCTTATGATCTATGGAGCTGTAGGTCCTGTATCATCCGGAAACGCTTATATGCTCTTCGTAGAAGCCCTCGCCCCAACTCCGTCTTACTGGCTTGTTACCTTATTCGTAATGCTCACGACGCTGATCCCGTATTTCCTATTTTCAGCTATTCAAATGCAGTTCTTTCCAATGTATCACCAAATGCTACAGTGGATGAATCAtgagggtaaaagtgatcccgagTTTTCTGAAATGGTGCGACAAAGATCGGTAAGCACAGCAACGGTAGGTTTCACAGCACGTAAAGCATCAGTTAGACGTTCGTAGCGACCGATCCGGAACCACACAGAGATATCAGCACATCATTCTCCATGGAGTAGGATAGTTATATTCTTTGTTGTATACTTGATTTTGTATAAGTTAGTTACTCTGTGTGTTTAGCATAGAAGTGAGATATTGATGTATACtgccttttttattttatttttcttacacATTCTATACAACTTTCTGTTGTAcattttgaaattcaataataatgtaaaattatcttatcaaacttttttttccttctttatGTTATATCACACTGAATGCAAATATTCATTTTCCTCTTGAACTTATATGTAATGAACAATtaacattaaattaaattttttaaatcattcagtcccttaaatttattaatttttaccaattaatcaaaataattattagttaattagcccattaaaattataattgatatatatatatataaggtaatggataaaaagtaaaaaaacaatgaattaattttaaaaaatttattatgagATTAATTGCTCAATATCACATGCaattacaagaaaaaaaattgatagtcaAGTTACTAAATTGTAAGGAATCGTGTTggtaaaaatcaaatttttcagTGTTAATAGTGTAAAAACTTGATTCTCAGGTTTCAATATATAAGTTTCATCTTTCTTATCAGACATCTATAAAcaaattcttatatatatattaatggcGGACAAATCCAATTTTTGACATATAAGCAGCATTTTTTGTCCAAAAAATATGTGTTGCCTTTAGGagtagaaaaattattgcacacaacccttgcgccatgtcattcgtgcaacaaaccaattgtgcgttagccacgtggaaaattgaatgataaaaaaaataagtaataattaaaagattccctatcgcaaatgctcattggcttgatgtaaaaatgacgtggcgcaacggttgcatgggataaacactcttagGAGTATAAAGAAGCCAAGTCGAATCCGAACTACGTCAAATTTAAGCTCGAATGTCTTATAAAAATTCTAGTTCATGAGCTTATTCGAGCTCAAACTCgacttaaatttaataaaaaaaataaaactaattgctaaaacattatattatttcatgtattttttaaaaattcaccatAGAATATTATATATGACCAATTAAAATggtttacaattaaattttaagatttaaaagataaatataataaaaataaactattatattgTGTCTGTATGAAACTCATTTAGTTCTGTTTAGACTCGCGAGCCTTCTTAATTGATATTCGAGCTAGACTTAAATTTTTCGAGTCGCTATCGAATAACTCGCGAGTAACTTAACTCGTTTATACCCCTAGTTGGCTTTTGCTCTTATCCATATGcgctctctctctttctctatTACACAAACAATATTATCCCTCACACAATATTTGttagtttaataatttaaaaatgtctcatttttttattattttatttgtttcaaatttttaaaagaatttactATTCGCCGCCTCTAATTACTTGACACCGCTCCTAAAAATACCTTTTTACCCTTctccaaaaaaagaaaaaaaactcttaATCACATGCGGGTAACGAGTATCGACTTTCCGAAACAAGTTTTTCCGACTTTTTCGAAGTAAAATCGTATTTTTttcgttattttttttaaaattttccagTGGGTCGACGCCAACTAGGGGTGTAGAAAATTTACATAACCCACCCAAACCAACCATGTGAAACCAACCCAAAACACtatattcattttaatcataaacCATTGggttattgaaattttataaccCAACTAAAACAGTTTCTTGGTTTATCTGGGTTTGTTTggattatatattatttaaagggcctaattatttaaaaaacccctaacttgtaatatttttacgtttataccccgacctaggaaaaaattcatttgtaccctttttttgatttttcgttttcaactctaccctaaagcactaaattgaactttttttcgctaaaaaaaagtttaaaatagtccttcattttataacctatattctaattagactttaatgttattattaatacaaaaatacctttttctttataaaattaaaattataataattattgaatttgtattatctataaataatttttaaacacaAAAccgtaaaattatataatttttttttaaaaaaaacaatcgaATTCTCCGTCCGGAGgaggaggagctgctcctccttgACAGTAAGGAGGAGCAGATCGCTCCTCCTTACTGTcaaggaggagcagctcctcctcCTTTCTGTCAAGGAGGAGTAGATCGCTCCTCCTTACTTGCCAAGGAGGAGCGATCTGCTCCTCCCTGACATGGAAGGAGGAGCGATCTGCTCCTCCCTGACATtgaaggaggagcagatctctgctcctcctccatggaggaagagCGGGTTGCTCCTCCTTTCGAGCGAcccgaaaaaaaattaaaaaaaaaaaattttgtaaaaaaatctgTAACGGTGTATAAATTGAAAGAGTACGGTGGTTTGTcggaattgttttttaatttatttagtttgttaataaaaatttaaatataattgatttgttggatttatttaaacatttttaaagttgaaggatttatttgtatttttttcaaacagaaaaaagttgatataatccttctatttaattatttttaatgttttcatccttaaattaaataaattgtcaaaaaataaaattttggggtacagttgaaaacgaaaaatcaaaaaaagggtacaaatgaattttttcctaggtcggggtataaacgaaaaaaatattataaggtgggttttttttaagtaattaggcctatttaAAGTGCATATACATTTGTTGATTGATTCACcaagttttttcaaaaaaattatttttttctggaaataaatatttttggaacaatatttaaaaaaaaaattctggaaatttttttttaaaatttttttatcaaaatatattttttctgaaaaaaaaatttaaaattttttttaaatttttttcatatatttttttctggaaataaatattttttttaaaaaaaaattctggaaatttttttaaaaaaaacaattattttttttatcaaaatatattttttctggaaaaaaattttaaatatttttcctgaaaatatttttttttctggaaatatatatatatttttttaaaaaaatcagattgaaatttgggttttaaatttttcatctaAAGtgataaaaagcaaaaaaaagtaAGTTAAATAACCCATATAACCCATGTTGGTtttgaataattaaactaaCATAACCCAAATTATTTTGGTTATAACCCATAGAAATTCAGTTTGGGTGGTTATAAGCTCATAACCCAACCAAACTGAATTTGAACACCCCTAACGCCAACTGGGGGCGTCGGCCCAATGGGAAGACGTCCTTCGAGGACGTCTCCCCAGAAGAGGGACGTCTCTCGACATCTCCCaatttttatgtctttttttctTGGGGATGTCACTGGTTAACATCAGCCCGGAGGCCGGACGTGAACCGGGGACGTCCGCTAggaaatttttttgtaaaataaaaataaaaaacatcaatacgataaaaaaatttaaaatcgaaTGCTCATCGGCGGTTCCCGACTTCTATCTCGCCCGGAATCTGGTATTTACACTATAAAATATGGTTCTcgtttgatagatttgaatgAATACAgagaatttgttttttataaagaaaaggGTAAAATGGTAAAGTTAGGGGTGGTGTTTAGTAATctagtttttaaaattgttagttTTATCCactttttgttttaattgtatccatttttaaaaaatttagttttctcATTTGAAAAGAATTCAAATATGTACTTCTTTTTTGActcatagtttttatttttaattctttcaaaaatattaaactttgaTTTAGATACATGCCGAATATGTAgaatatatttgaatattttttatagtaaagaactccaaattaaaaaaaatgatataattgaaGTTGACCATTAGAAAAtgaggtaaaattgacaatttaaaaaatttaaaatataaataaaaaaataaaaaatataaataaaaaataaaaaagatatgtTTTTGAATGATTGAACCTACTTTTCTTTCATAGGACGCTCTTAATCTCGTTCTTCCTTTAATACATATTCgtcattttacatatttttaagttttaattgtttatagTTATATTTacataatcaaatttaatagtaatatttttatttaattctgtcattgtattttttattcataattttgttttaatttaataaccgttgttattaaaattttgaaaaaaataaatcatacctTTATTATCTCTCCCATATAAAAGAACTATTCTACATATTcttaaggcctaattacttaaaaacccccaccttaaaacaattttttgtttataccctgacctaggaaaaagttcatttttacccttttttgaattttcgttttcaattgtaccccaaaattttattttttgacaatttaattaattataggatgaaaatattaaaaataattaaatagaagggttatatcatcttttttctatttgaagaaa is part of the Mercurialis annua linkage group LG3, ddMerAnnu1.2, whole genome shotgun sequence genome and encodes:
- the LOC126674116 gene encoding phospholipid-transporting ATPase 10-like; the protein is MAVGRGGKKRRLRLSKIYSFACGKQSDKDDHSQIGGPGFSRVVFCNESESFEAGIRNYVDNYVRTTKYTPVSFVPKSLFEQFRRVANFYFLVCGILSFTDLAPYGAVSVIIPLIFIIAATMVKELIEDLKRRQQDVEMNNRVVKVHQGDGVFKQTEWKNLKVGDIVKVEKDQYFPADLLLLSSSFDDAVCYVETMNLDGETNLKVKQALPATADLGEDSNYKDFRATIRCEDPNANLYAFVGTFDYEENQYPLSPQQLLLRDSKLRNTEYIVGAVVFTGHDTKVMQNSRAPPSKRSRTERKMDLIVYVLLSLVFLMALVGSIVFGVETENDLKNGRMKRWYLRPDDSDVYFDPKEASTAAFLHFLTALLLYTFFIPISLYVSIEIVKILQSVFINRDIQMYYELTDKPAHARTSNLTEELGQVDTVLSDKTGTLTCNAMEFIKCTVAGTAYGRGDTEVGRAMDRRKGTAEIQEVNGQGHNSSEDRTPLVKGFNFEDERIMNGNWVHEPNASVIQKFLRLLAVCHTAIAEEDEQTGKISYEAESPDEASFVIAARELGFEFCGRTQTTISVRELVLETRRRVERSYKLLNVLEFNSARKRMSAIVRDEEGNILLLCKGADSVMFERLALNGKEYEDKTREHVNEYADAGLRTLLLAYRELKEEEYVDFNQKFTEAKNSVSADRDTLIDDLAENMERNLILLGATAVEDKLQKGVPECIDKLAQAGIKIWVLTGDKMETAINIGFACSLLRQGMKQILITLETPDIQALEKAGDKNAIAKASKDSILRQINDGKALIQGSTGSDAHALIIDGKSLTYALDDDIKNVFLELAVGCASVICCRSSPKQKALVTKLVKEGTGKTTLAIGDGANDVGMLQEADIGIGISGVEGMQAVMSSDVSIAQFRYLERLLLLHGHWCYRRISSMICYFFYKNITFGFTLFLYEAFASFSGQPLYNDWFMSLYSIFFSSFPVVALGILDQDVSQESIFKFPLLYQQGVQNVLFSWRRIISWMFNGIYSAIMIFFLCTKALEHQAFDEDGRTVGRDILGATMYTCVVWAVNVQMALFINYFTRVQHALVWGSIALWYIFLMIYGAVGPVSSGNAYMLFVEALAPTPSYWLVTLFVMLTTLIPYFLFSAIQMQFFPMYHQMLQWMNHEGKSDPEFSEMVRQRSVSTATVGFTARKASVRRS